Proteins encoded together in one Quercus lobata isolate SW786 chromosome 3, ValleyOak3.0 Primary Assembly, whole genome shotgun sequence window:
- the LOC115979487 gene encoding endoglucanase 4-like isoform X1 codes for MSQVQWLLVLVAMTMVVATKVASHDYGDALSKSILFFEGQRSGKLPPNQRMTWRKDSALRDGFDIGVDLVGGYYDAGDNVKFNFPMAFSTTILAWSVLEFGNSMGSDLSNALDAIKWATDYFLKATSIPGFVYAQVGDPYADHNCWERPEDMDTPRTSYAVSKQFPGSEVSAEIAAALAASSLVFRAIDLEYSARLLSRARTVFEFANQYQGSYNDGIGRWVCPFYCDFSGYQDELLWGAAWLYRASKDSNYWNYVVENIHNLENTVVKNINGFSYSGGSYAEFGWDTKHAGISILVSNLVMNSNPNFSPFIPNADKFVCTVLPESPTVSVQYSPGGLLFKPGGSNLQHPTALSFLLVVYARYLSQGNRVIHCGGVVATPARLIQVARGQVDYILGSNPLNMSYMVGYGKKFPQRIHHRGSSLPSINQQPGPIDCKGGTPYFSSNNPNPNLLIGAVVGGPDIKDSYNDSRADFVQSEPTTYINAPLVGLLAYFKTH; via the exons ATGAGTCAAGTTCAATGGTTGTTGGTTTTGGTTGCGATGACAATGGTGGTGGCGACAAAGGTGGCTTCACATGATTATGGGGACGCGTTGTCGAAGAGTATCTTGTTCTTTGAAGGCCAGAGATCAGGGAAATTACCCCCTAATCAAAGAATGACTTGGAGGAAGGATTCAGCTCTTCGTGATGGTTTTGACATCGGT GTTGATTTGGTAGGTGGATACTATGATGCTGGTGACAATGTCAAATTCAACTTTCCAATGGCATTCTCAACAACAATTTTGGCATGGAGTGTATTAGAGTTTGGAAATTCCATGGGCTCGGACCTTTCAAATGCTTTGGATGCTATTAAATGGGCCACAGACTATTTTCTCAAGGCCACAAGCATCCCTGGCTTTGTCTATGCCCAAGTTGGTGACCCATATGCTGACCACAATTGTTGGGAGAGACCTGAAGACATGGACACACCTAGAACCTCCTATGCTGTGAGCAAACAATTCCCTGGCTCTGAAGTTTCAGCTGAAATTGCCGCAGCACTTGCAGCCTCTTCCTTGGTGTTTAGAGCCATTGATCTTGAATATTCTGCAAGGCTTCTTAGTAGGGCTAGAACG GTTTTCGAATTTGCGAATCAGTACCAGGGATCTTATAATGATGGTATTGGCCGATGGGTGTGCCCGTTTTATTGTGATTTCAGTGGCTATCAG GATGAATTGCTATGGGGAGCTGCATGGTTATATCGAGCAAGTAAAGATTCTAATTACTGGAATTATGTTGTAGAGAATATACACAATTTGGAAAACACTGTTGTCAAAAATATAAATGGTTTTTCATATAGTGGTGGAAGTTATGCTGAATTTGGATGGGACACAAAGCACGCCGGAATTAGCATACTTGTTTCCAAT TTGGTGATGAATAGCAACCCAAATTTTAGTCCCTTCATTCCTAATGCGGACAAGTTTGTGTGTACTGTGTTACCTGAATCACCAACAGTTTCAGTCCAATATTCTCCAG GTGGGCTTTTATTCAAACCGGGGGGAAGTAACTTGCAACATCCGACAGCTTTGTCCTTTCTTCTTGTTGTTTATGCTCGCTATTTGAGTCAAGGAAATAGAGTGATTCATTGTGGTGGAGTTGTTGCCACTCCGGCTAGGCTTATACAAGTTGCCAGAGGACAG GTGGATTATATACTAGGAAGTAACCCATTGAACATGTCATACATGGTGGGATATGGAAAGAAGTTTCCTCAGAGGATACACCATCGTGGATCTTCCTTACCTTCAATTAATCAACAACCAGGGCCCATTGATTGTAAAGGTGGAACCCCATATTTTAGCAGCAACAACCCTAATCCAAACTTGCTTATAGGGGCTGTTGTTGGAGGACCTGATATCAAAGACTCATACAATGATTCTCGAGCAGATTTTGTGCAATCAGAGCCAACCACGTACATAAATGCACCTCTTGTGGGGCTATTGGCTTACTTCAAAACACATTGA
- the LOC115979487 gene encoding endoglucanase 4-like isoform X2, translated as MSQVQWLLVLVAMTMVVATKVASHDYGDALSKSILFFEGQRSGKLPPNQRMTWRKDSALRDGFDIGVDLVGGYYDAGDNVKFNFPMAFSTTILAWSVLEFGNSMGSDLSNALDAIKWATDYFLKATSIPGFVYAQVGDPYADHNCWERPEDMDTPRTSYAVSKQFPGSEVSAEIAAALAASSLVFRAIDLEYSARLLSRARTDELLWGAAWLYRASKDSNYWNYVVENIHNLENTVVKNINGFSYSGGSYAEFGWDTKHAGISILVSNLVMNSNPNFSPFIPNADKFVCTVLPESPTVSVQYSPGGLLFKPGGSNLQHPTALSFLLVVYARYLSQGNRVIHCGGVVATPARLIQVARGQVDYILGSNPLNMSYMVGYGKKFPQRIHHRGSSLPSINQQPGPIDCKGGTPYFSSNNPNPNLLIGAVVGGPDIKDSYNDSRADFVQSEPTTYINAPLVGLLAYFKTH; from the exons ATGAGTCAAGTTCAATGGTTGTTGGTTTTGGTTGCGATGACAATGGTGGTGGCGACAAAGGTGGCTTCACATGATTATGGGGACGCGTTGTCGAAGAGTATCTTGTTCTTTGAAGGCCAGAGATCAGGGAAATTACCCCCTAATCAAAGAATGACTTGGAGGAAGGATTCAGCTCTTCGTGATGGTTTTGACATCGGT GTTGATTTGGTAGGTGGATACTATGATGCTGGTGACAATGTCAAATTCAACTTTCCAATGGCATTCTCAACAACAATTTTGGCATGGAGTGTATTAGAGTTTGGAAATTCCATGGGCTCGGACCTTTCAAATGCTTTGGATGCTATTAAATGGGCCACAGACTATTTTCTCAAGGCCACAAGCATCCCTGGCTTTGTCTATGCCCAAGTTGGTGACCCATATGCTGACCACAATTGTTGGGAGAGACCTGAAGACATGGACACACCTAGAACCTCCTATGCTGTGAGCAAACAATTCCCTGGCTCTGAAGTTTCAGCTGAAATTGCCGCAGCACTTGCAGCCTCTTCCTTGGTGTTTAGAGCCATTGATCTTGAATATTCTGCAAGGCTTCTTAGTAGGGCTAGAACG GATGAATTGCTATGGGGAGCTGCATGGTTATATCGAGCAAGTAAAGATTCTAATTACTGGAATTATGTTGTAGAGAATATACACAATTTGGAAAACACTGTTGTCAAAAATATAAATGGTTTTTCATATAGTGGTGGAAGTTATGCTGAATTTGGATGGGACACAAAGCACGCCGGAATTAGCATACTTGTTTCCAAT TTGGTGATGAATAGCAACCCAAATTTTAGTCCCTTCATTCCTAATGCGGACAAGTTTGTGTGTACTGTGTTACCTGAATCACCAACAGTTTCAGTCCAATATTCTCCAG GTGGGCTTTTATTCAAACCGGGGGGAAGTAACTTGCAACATCCGACAGCTTTGTCCTTTCTTCTTGTTGTTTATGCTCGCTATTTGAGTCAAGGAAATAGAGTGATTCATTGTGGTGGAGTTGTTGCCACTCCGGCTAGGCTTATACAAGTTGCCAGAGGACAG GTGGATTATATACTAGGAAGTAACCCATTGAACATGTCATACATGGTGGGATATGGAAAGAAGTTTCCTCAGAGGATACACCATCGTGGATCTTCCTTACCTTCAATTAATCAACAACCAGGGCCCATTGATTGTAAAGGTGGAACCCCATATTTTAGCAGCAACAACCCTAATCCAAACTTGCTTATAGGGGCTGTTGTTGGAGGACCTGATATCAAAGACTCATACAATGATTCTCGAGCAGATTTTGTGCAATCAGAGCCAACCACGTACATAAATGCACCTCTTGTGGGGCTATTGGCTTACTTCAAAACACATTGA
- the LOC115981896 gene encoding probable pectinesterase/pectinesterase inhibitor 60 yields the protein MAMNTRLLFIIFFLFSTTFFTALSSNNSSNIDWWCNKTPHPEQCKYFMNNSHHDFAPENRSDFRKMAIQVALDRAMSAQIHALQFREKIENNRQKAAWSDCLKLNECTILQLNRTLQGIGTNRSCTDFDGQTWLSTALTNLETCRLGSLELNVSDFISPIMSNNNVSELISNSLAINGVILDEESNYTYGFPSWVTKHERKLLQASTSSIKANLVVAKDGSGNYRTVQAAINAASRRRGTGRFVIHVKRGVYFENIEVGNNNNNIMLIGDGMRFTIISSGRSVGAGDTTYSSATAGIDGTHFMARGITFRNTAGPLRGQAVALRSASDLSIFYRCAIQGYQDTLMVHSQRQFYRECYIYGTIDFIFGNAAVVFQNCMIYVRRPLRGQVNVITAQGRNDPYQNTGISIQNSQVRAAPDLKPYIRSFKTYLGRPWMQYSRTVFLHTYIDSLVSPVGWLAWDRSSFALSTLYYGEYKNFGPRSSTRYRVRWPGFHVITSPNVALRFSVKGLLAGSSWLPGTGVPFTPGL from the exons atGGCCATGAACACCAGACTCTTATTCATAatattctttctcttctctacAACCTTCTTCACAGCCCTTTCTTCCAACAATTCCTCCAACATAGACTGGTGGTGCAACAAAACCCCACACCCTGAACAATGCAAGTACTTCATGAACAACAGCCACCACGATTTTGCACCAGAAAACCGATCTGATTTCAGAAAAATGGCGATCCAAGTGGCCTTGGATCGTGCCATGAGTGCACAAATACATGCCTTgcaatttagagaaaaaattgagaacaatcgCCAAAAAGCAGCTTGGTCAGATTGTTTGAAACTTAATGAGTGCACTATTTTGCAATTAAACCGTACCCTTCAAGGTATAGGCACAAATCGTAGCTGTACAGATTTTGATGGACAAACCTGGCTAAGCACAGCCCTCACAAACCTAGAAACGTGTCGACTCGGGTCTTTGGAGTTAAATGTTTCAGACTTTATCTCACCTATCATGTCCAATAACAATGTGTCTGAGCTCATTAGCAATAGTTTGGCCATTAATGGTGTTATTCTAGATGAAGAAAGTAATTATACATATGGGTTTCCAAGCTGGGTTACAAAGCATGAAAGGAAGCTGTTGCAAGCATCAACGTCTTCAATAAAGGCAAATCTTGTGGTGGCTAAAGATGGTTCCGGGAATTATAGGACGGTTCAAGCAGCCATTAACGCAGCATCAAGGAGGAGAGGTACTGGGAGGTTTGTTATACATGTGAAGAGAGGGGTTTATTTCGAAAACATTGAGGTtggcaacaacaacaataatattatGCTCATTGGTGATGGCATGAGGTTTACGATTATCTCAAGCGGCCGGAGTGTTGGAGCAGGAGACACCACCTATAGTTCTGCCACTGCAG gcattGATGGCACTCACTTCATGGCTCGTGGCATTACATTCAGAAATACTGCTGGTCCCTTAAGGGGCCAAGCAGTCGCGCTCCGATCAGCTTCGGATCTCTCCATCTTCTACCGGTGTGCCATCCAAGGTTACCAAGACACCCTCATGGTCCATTCCCAACGCCAATTCTATAGAGAATGCTACATCTATGGCACAATAGATTTCATATTTGGTAATGCTGCAGTCGTGTTCcaaaattgcatgatatatgTAAGAAGGCCACTAAGGGGCCAAGTCAATGTGATCACGGCCCAAGGTAGAAATGATCCATATCAAAACACCGGGATTTCGATCCAAAACTCTCAAGTACGGGCCGCACCAGACCTCAAGCCCTACATTCGCTCGTTCAAGACGTACTTGGGGCGGCCCTGGATGCAATATTCCCGCACAGTATTTCTTCATACTTATATAGACAGCTTGGTGAGTCCAGTGGGATGGTTGGCATGGGATAGGTCTAGTTTTGCTCTAAGTACTTTGTACTATGGGGAGTATAAGAATTTTGGGCCTCGTTCATCCACCAGATATAGAGTGAGATGGCCTGGATTTCATGTTATAACCAGCCCAAATGTGGCCTTGCGTTTCAGTGTTAAAGGTCTTCTTGCTGGGAGTTCTTGGCTACCAGGAACAGGTGTACCATTCACGCCTGGCCTGTGA
- the LOC115980238 gene encoding uncharacterized protein LOC115980238, whose amino-acid sequence MSSNASCEESSVREGAGYDETFGSGDESNFSLPSERGSSAQSPDDDESFAEGDEDEGRGDGNGEDGVDVDGEDSDGDERSSEGTSEGPGDNRPFILPEDWAVNKFSPGMSDKVFRELRVRYQIPDHIPLRLPTENERCYSGRTADVGMYDAMFAAGLRLPLTTLHRQLADFLGISVTQIAPNAWRTFIGSEILWGSLSGGHRQLTLEEFFHCYRPHHIASSKGTYHFNAREKGLRLVSDMPDSNRNWKSRYFFVEGTDWVCRQEEWATMPRGYFDNTWAFVRDSAYTRPHITDEQEEFIQRILEIPLEERKCRDLITLDTLHLYCGGPDPSAEARKLEEFARRQMDSAKQRIRAAAARQKEERKNKEAAGEASSTPKVVAKATKRKPDGDDSRPLKKAAVTPRDEPLKEKSLPKPSHGAGKGVMTSAGPVSEGPCRLLTHKDYAVGEVGSLIKPTDIEPCDQVGTEELGASALFDLTRALVRVKALQDRCVAKEGVVTRVRSHNKSLMNQQAQYKDAVRTLNTELQEVKEKLTESGSRSDKLQEEVTALSEKLQTAGADAIRDFKASQAFFDSCGEYYGTGFEDCLQQVASAYPELDLSGITMGDGDDSLRQSTPRRDDSVVLAQPAANPAASDSPAVIVDADGKNADVPAP is encoded by the exons atgtcgaGTAACGCGTCTTGTGAGGAGTCGTCAGTCCGcgaaggagcgggctacgacgaaaCCTTTGGCTCTGGAGATGAGTCAAACTTCTCCCTTCCGTCAGAGAGAGGGTCGTCAGCCCAATCTCCTGACGACGATGAGAGTTTTGCTGAGGGAGATGAGGATGAGGGAAGAGGGGATGGAAATGGCGAGGATGGAGTGGATGTTGACGGGGAGGACAGTGACGGGGATGAGAGATCCAGTGAAGGGACCTCAGAGGGTCCCGGAGATAATCGTCCCTTCATTCTTCCTGAGGATTGGGCCGTCAACAAATTTTCGCCTGGGATGAGTGACAAAGTTTTTAGGGAGTTACGGGTTCGTTATCAAATTCCAGACCACATTCCCCTCCGTCTCCCTACAGAGAATGAGAGGTGTTATTCCGGGAGGACAGCTGACGTTGGCATGTATGACGCCATGTTTGCTGCCGGTCTGAGATTACCGTTGACGACTCTACACCGTCAGCTTGCTGACTTCCTTGGAATATCCGTCACCCAGATCGCcccaaacgcctggaggacTTTTATAGGATCTGAAATCCTTTGGGGCAGTCTTAGCGGAGGACACCGTCAGCTCACTTTAGAAGAATTCTTTCATTGTTATAGGCCTCACCACATCGCCTCGTCTAAGGGGACGTATCATTTTAATGCCAGGGAGAAAGGGCTAAGGCTAGTGTCGGATATGCCAGACTCAAACAGGAACTGGAAGAGTCggtatttttttgttgaggggACGGATTGGGTTTGCCGTCAGGAGGAGTGGGCGACGATGCCCCGTGGTTACTTTGACAATACTTGGGCCTTCGTCAGGGATTCAG ctTATACCCGCCCTCACATAACTGACGAGCAGGAGGAGTTTATCCAACGGATTCTGGAAATTCCTTTGGAAGAACGTAAGTGTAGGGATTTGATCACCCTTGACACCCTTCACTTATACTGTGGGGGTCCAGATCCGTCAGCGGAAGCTCGAAAGTTGGAAGAATTTGCACGCCGTC aaatGGACTCTGCGAAGCAAAGGATAAGGGCCGCCGCAGCCCGtcagaaggaggagagaaagaATAAGGAGGCGGCAGGGGAGGCCTCGTCAACTCCAAAGGTCGTCGCTAAGGCGACGAAGAGGAAGCCTGACGGTGATGACAGCCGTCCCTTAAAGAAAGCTGCCGTCACTCCAAGGGACGAACCACTGAAGGAGAAGTCCCTTCCCAAGCCTAGTCATGGTGCGGGCAAGGGGGTGATGACTTCTGCCGGTCCCGTCAGCGAGGGCCCCTGCCGTCTCCTGACCCACAAGGATTATGCCGTCGGGGAGGTTGGGTCCCTGATTAAACCGACGGATATTGAACCTTGTGACCAGGTGGGGACGGAGGAACTAGGGGCGTCAGCCCTTTTTGACCTTACCAGG GCCTTGGTTCGTGTCAAGGCCCTTCAAGATCGTTGTGTGGCGAAGGAGGGGGTCGTCACTCGAGTCCGCAGTCACAATAAAAGCCTGATGAACCAGCAAGCTCAGTACAAGGATGCCGTCCGTACCCTCAACACGGAGCTGCAAGAAGTTAAGGAGAAGCTGACGGAGAGCGGTAGTCGGAGTGATAAACTCCAGGAAGAGGTGACGGCACTGAGCGAAAAGCTGCAGACGGCGGGGGCTGACGCGATCAGAGATTTCAAAGCGTCGCAGGCTTTCTTTGACTCGTGTGGCGAATATTATGGCACCGGGTTTGAAGACTGCCTTCAGCAAGTCGCGTCGGCCTACCCGGAGTTGGATTTATCCGGGATCACCATGGGTGATGGAGACGACAGCCTCCGTCAGTCTACTCCGAGGCGCGACGACAGCGTGGTCCTGGCCCAGCCTGCTGCTAATCCTGCTGCTTCTGATTCTCCTGCTGTGATTGTGGATGCTGACGGCAAGAATGCTGATGTTCCTGCCCCTTAG
- the LOC115979793 gene encoding uncharacterized protein LOC115979793, with protein sequence MDDAKRRAMIKSLAVEQKKTGEIVVPSVPGSSGKRKQPPKSDRPLKQPKVSMEPVVGLMAEGPKAVTQVKQGAGKGLMHAPPVSEEKPPPLLREDSKFALEKLTSILSAEDYEDLGNHSTEVMGETGLFAVGQSLVMMKGLMDRCLNREAALERVRSKLGQTEEELGQLHKWKATMEQKFELSEKTREELEQRTEEAGKALKVRADEVKDLKKKLCHARDDAVSEYRNSESLLKELAGSFLQGFDDSLRQVKKAYPDLDLSMITLTDQGQTSALPAASENTEDLFGEEAAQGDGESAMPNEVAVVDPNKAE encoded by the exons atggacgacgccaagagaagggcaatgataaaatctctagccgtcgagcaaaagaagacgggtgagATCGTTGTTCCCAGTGTGCCGGGGTCATCGGGTAAGAGGAAGCAGCCACCCAAGTCCGACCGTCCACTCAAGCAGCCAAAGGTGTCAATGGAGCCCGTGgtgggcttgatggctgagggcCCTAAGGCCGTCACCCAAGTTAAACAAGGGGCCGGTAAGGGCCTAATGCATGCTCCACCCGTCAGCGAGGAGAAGCCCCCTCCCCTTCTCCGTGAGGACTCGAAGTTCGCTTTGGAGAAACTCACGTCCATACTTTCTGCAGAGGACTATGAGGATCTTGGGAATCACTCGACGGAGGTGATGGGGGAGACGGGGTTATTTGCCGTCGGACAG tccttggttatgatgaagggcttgatggaccgctgcctcaaccgtgaagcggctctgGAACGGGTACGGTCAAAACTTGGGCAGACGGAAGAGGAGCTTGGCCAGCTGCACAAGTGGAAGGCCACGATGGAGCAGAAGTTTGAACTCTCTGAGAAGACGAGAGAAGAACTTGAACAGAGGACGGAGGAGgctgggaaggccttgaaggTTAGAGCAGACGAGGTGAAGGATCTGAAGAAAAAACTCTGTCATGCAAGGGATGACGCCGTCAGCGAATATCGCAACTCCGAGTCTTTGTTGAAGGAGCTGGCaggatcgttccttcaaggcttcgaCGATTCGCTCCGTCAGGTGAAGAAGGCCTACCCAGATCTGGACTTGTCCATGATAACACTAACTGATCAAGGTCAGACGTCTGCTCTACCCGCCGCCTCCGAAAATACGGAGGATCTCTTTGGAGAAGAGGCAGCTCAGGGTGACGGAGAGTCCGCTATGCCGAATGAGGTCGCTGTTGTCGACCCCAATAAAGCAGAGTGA